A section of the Nocardioides oleivorans genome encodes:
- a CDS encoding uridine kinase family protein: MLLGSEVARDAAGRVLAAPPTLGAGRLVCIDGPTGSGKTTLADALAQVVPGTTLVHTDDLLHGWRGLAGLAASVESLLTPLGAGDAGRWTRWDWHASAWAETNVVEPGGLLVLEGVGCWSPAIADLVGLLVWVEADSDVRLERGVARDGEAMREHLVRWRVDETALHARLRTREHADLVVSTD; this comes from the coding sequence GTGCTGCTCGGCTCCGAGGTCGCGCGAGACGCCGCCGGCCGCGTGCTCGCCGCGCCGCCGACCCTGGGCGCCGGCAGGCTGGTCTGCATCGACGGGCCGACCGGGTCGGGGAAGACCACGCTGGCCGACGCGCTCGCGCAGGTCGTACCGGGGACGACGCTCGTGCACACCGACGACCTCCTTCACGGCTGGCGGGGCCTCGCGGGCCTCGCGGCCAGCGTCGAGTCGCTGCTGACGCCACTGGGCGCGGGTGATGCCGGCCGGTGGACGCGGTGGGACTGGCACGCGAGCGCCTGGGCCGAGACGAACGTCGTCGAGCCGGGCGGGTTGCTGGTGCTGGAGGGCGTGGGCTGCTGGTCTCCGGCCATCGCCGACCTCGTGGGCCTGCTGGTGTGGGTGGAGGCCGACAGCGACGTCCGGCTCGAGCGGGGCGTCGCGCGCGACGGTGAGGCCATGCGCGAGCACCTGGTCAGGTGGCGGGTCGACGAGACGGCGCTGCACGCCCGGCTCCGCACCCGCGAGCACGCCGACCTCGTCGTGTCGACCGACTGA
- a CDS encoding aldose 1-epimerase family protein has protein sequence MVHPSGEQYEIAAAGYTAVVTESGAALRALARDGRDLVHGFAEDAMSGGGRGQLLMPWPNRIRDGRYSFGGRDLQLGLTDPGHGNASHGLARWAAWTLEEQTSTSVSLVYRVMAQTGYPWTLDLHVLYDLSADGLVVTQTATNLAPEPAPYASGAHPYLCVGDAIEDLELHVPARTRLLVDERQLPTGIEPVSGDTDFTTPRRIGDLELDHGFGGLEHADGRATVTLRDPATGDGVALWVDAQHHWLQLYTAPTAGARPAIAVEPMTAPADAFNSGTHLVTLAPAGAGGDELSVSWGIHAL, from the coding sequence ATGGTGCATCCCAGCGGTGAGCAGTACGAGATCGCGGCGGCCGGCTACACGGCTGTCGTCACCGAGAGCGGCGCCGCCCTCCGCGCCCTGGCGCGCGACGGCCGCGACCTGGTGCACGGCTTCGCCGAGGACGCGATGTCGGGCGGCGGTCGCGGCCAGCTGCTGATGCCGTGGCCCAACCGGATCCGCGACGGGCGCTACTCCTTCGGCGGTCGCGACCTCCAGCTAGGCCTGACCGACCCCGGCCACGGCAACGCCTCCCACGGGCTCGCTCGCTGGGCCGCCTGGACCCTCGAGGAGCAGACGAGCACGTCGGTCTCGCTCGTCTACCGCGTGATGGCGCAGACCGGTTACCCATGGACGCTGGACCTGCACGTGCTCTACGACCTCTCGGCCGACGGGCTCGTCGTCACGCAGACGGCGACCAACCTCGCGCCCGAGCCGGCGCCGTACGCCAGCGGGGCGCACCCGTACCTCTGCGTGGGGGATGCGATCGAGGACCTCGAGCTGCACGTGCCGGCCCGCACCCGCCTGCTGGTGGACGAGCGCCAGCTCCCGACCGGCATCGAGCCGGTCTCGGGCGACACGGACTTCACCACCCCCCGCCGGATCGGCGACCTCGAGCTCGACCACGGCTTCGGCGGTCTCGAGCACGCGGACGGCCGGGCCACGGTCACGCTGCGCGACCCGGCCACTGGTGACGGCGTCGCCCTCTGGGTGGACGCGCAGCACCACTGGCTGCAGCTCTACACCGCGCCCACCGCGGGTGCTCGCCCCGCGATCGCGGTCGAGCCGATGACCGCCCCCGCCGACGCGTTCAACTCGGGCACGCACCTCGTCACGCTCGCACCCGCCGGTGCCGGCGGTGACGAGCTGTCGGTGTCGTGGGGCATCCACGCCCTCTGA
- a CDS encoding PH domain-containing protein → MPAASEVGLPRTWRPAGVRYAVIGFGVMLLVVCVACWYGFDESVRDRFSWLQRFTVLAMGAGLATCGWALARARVTADRDSLVVVNGFRTRRLEWAEVVAVHFPAGAPWATLDLADGTEISAMALQGSDGRGARDGVRELRALIDRQSSGGR, encoded by the coding sequence ATGCCTGCCGCCTCTGAGGTGGGACTGCCTCGCACGTGGCGGCCGGCGGGCGTGCGCTACGCCGTCATCGGCTTCGGCGTGATGCTCCTCGTCGTGTGCGTGGCCTGCTGGTACGGCTTCGACGAGTCCGTGCGCGACCGGTTCTCGTGGCTCCAGCGCTTCACCGTGCTGGCCATGGGTGCCGGGCTGGCCACGTGCGGCTGGGCCCTCGCCCGCGCCCGCGTCACCGCGGACCGGGACTCGCTGGTCGTCGTCAACGGCTTCCGCACCCGCAGGCTGGAATGGGCGGAGGTCGTCGCCGTCCACTTCCCGGCCGGCGCCCCGTGGGCGACCCTCGACCTCGCCGACGGCACGGAGATCTCCGCCATGGCGCTCCAGGGCAGCGACGGGCGCGGCGCCCGCGACGGTGTGCGCGAGCTGCGGGCGCTCATCGACCGGCAGTCGTCGGGCGGACGCTGA
- the hisG gene encoding ATP phosphoribosyltransferase has product MTLRIAVPNKGALSQAATDILRESGYRQRTDSKELALVDHDNDVEFFYLRPRDIALYVGEGTLDVGITGRDLLLDSGAKADEVMNLGFGRSRFHFAGPAGRYSSVEDLRGLRIATSYVGVVEDFLFRHGIDATVTRLDGAVETSIQLGVADVIADVVETGSTLRAAGLATFGDVILDSQAVLITRGGDVAADFDIFRRRVEGVLVARSYVMMDYDIEETHLPEATELAPGREGPTISPLGKAGWVAVRVMVPRANSQRLMDDLYSIGARAILLTDIHACRL; this is encoded by the coding sequence ATGACCCTCCGCATCGCCGTGCCCAACAAGGGCGCGCTCTCCCAGGCCGCCACCGACATCCTGCGTGAGTCGGGCTACCGCCAGCGCACCGACTCCAAGGAGCTCGCGCTCGTCGACCACGACAACGACGTCGAGTTCTTCTACCTGCGCCCGCGCGACATAGCGCTCTACGTCGGTGAGGGCACGCTCGACGTCGGCATCACCGGGCGCGACCTGCTGCTCGACTCCGGTGCCAAGGCCGACGAGGTGATGAACCTCGGCTTCGGCCGCTCGCGCTTCCACTTCGCCGGTCCCGCCGGCCGCTACTCCTCAGTGGAGGACCTCCGCGGCCTGCGCATCGCGACGTCGTACGTCGGTGTGGTGGAGGACTTCCTCTTCCGCCACGGGATCGACGCGACCGTCACCCGCCTCGACGGGGCCGTCGAGACGAGCATCCAGCTCGGCGTCGCCGACGTCATCGCCGACGTCGTGGAGACCGGCTCCACGCTGCGCGCGGCGGGCCTGGCCACCTTCGGGGACGTCATCCTCGACTCGCAGGCGGTGCTCATCACGCGTGGTGGCGACGTCGCGGCCGACTTCGACATCTTCCGCCGCCGGGTCGAGGGCGTCCTGGTCGCCCGCAGCTACGTGATGATGGACTACGACATCGAGGAGACCCACCTGCCCGAGGCGACCGAGCTCGCCCCGGGGCGCGAGGGCCCGACGATCTCCCCGCTCGGCAAGGCCGGCTGGGTCGCGGTCCGCGTCATGGTGCCCCGGGCCAACTCCCAGCGGCTGATGGACGACCTCTACTCGATCGGGGCGCGCGCCATCCTGCTGACGGACATCCATGCCTGCCGCCTCTGA
- a CDS encoding phosphoribosyl-ATP diphosphatase, whose product MKTFEDLWAELSTKAVERPEGSGTVQQLDAGVHAIGKKLLEEAAESWMAAEHEGKDATALEISQLLYHAQVLMIASGLTLDDVYAHL is encoded by the coding sequence GTGAAGACGTTCGAGGACCTGTGGGCAGAGCTGTCCACCAAGGCCGTGGAGCGCCCCGAGGGCTCCGGCACCGTCCAGCAGCTCGACGCCGGCGTCCATGCCATCGGCAAGAAGCTCCTGGAGGAGGCCGCCGAGTCCTGGATGGCCGCCGAGCACGAGGGCAAGGACGCGACCGCGCTGGAGATCAGCCAGCTGCTCTACCACGCCCAGGTGCTGATGATCGCCTCCGGACTGACCCTCGACGACGTCTACGCCCACCTGTGA
- a CDS encoding DUF3072 domain-containing protein, translating to MTESNIHSDDATPDPTQETLGGPQGDSTRKDPEEWVTGDEPMTGAQRSYLDTLARENGEEIPADLTKAQASEHIDRLQAGSDRTS from the coding sequence ATGACTGAATCGAACATCCATTCGGACGACGCGACACCCGACCCCACCCAGGAGACCCTCGGCGGCCCCCAGGGCGACAGCACCCGGAAGGACCCCGAGGAGTGGGTCACCGGCGACGAGCCGATGACCGGCGCGCAGCGCAGCTACCTCGACACGCTCGCCCGCGAGAACGGCGAGGAGATCCCCGCCGACCTCACCAAGGCGCAGGCGTCCGAGCACATCGACCGCCTCCAGGCGGGCAGCGACCGCACGAGCTGA
- the ribH gene encoding 6,7-dimethyl-8-ribityllumazine synthase codes for MSGAGAPTSQPFDASALRVAVVAATWHTQVMDGLVAGAERALAAYGIAEPEVIRVPGTFELPVVAAALARNGYDAVVALGVVIRGGTPHFDYVCSAATVGLTQVSVEHAMPVGFGVLTCDTEEQALDRAGLEGSAEDKGFEATAAALDTARVIRGRLPG; via the coding sequence GTGAGCGGCGCCGGAGCACCCACGTCCCAGCCCTTCGACGCGAGCGCCCTGCGAGTGGCCGTCGTCGCCGCGACCTGGCACACCCAGGTGATGGACGGTCTCGTCGCGGGCGCCGAGCGCGCGCTGGCGGCGTACGGCATCGCCGAGCCGGAGGTGATCCGGGTGCCGGGGACCTTCGAGCTCCCCGTCGTCGCGGCTGCCCTCGCCCGGAACGGGTACGACGCCGTGGTGGCGCTCGGCGTCGTCATCCGCGGCGGCACGCCGCACTTCGACTACGTCTGCTCGGCGGCCACCGTCGGGCTGACCCAGGTCAGCGTCGAGCACGCGATGCCGGTCGGCTTCGGCGTCCTCACCTGCGACACCGAGGAGCAGGCGCTCGACCGCGCCGGCCTGGAGGGGTCGGCCGAGGACAAGGGCTTTGAGGCCACTGCCGCCGCCCTCGACACCGCCCGGGTCATCCGGGGTCGACTCCCCGGCTGA
- a CDS encoding bifunctional 3,4-dihydroxy-2-butanone-4-phosphate synthase/GTP cyclohydrolase II has product MSDTGSSVRLDSVERAIADIAAGKAVVVVDDEDRENEGDIIFAAARATPELMAFTIRHSSGVICVPMPAEMLDRLEIPLMTPHNKDKLRTAYTISVDARDGVSTGISAADRAHTARTLADSATEPWELTRPGHVFPLRYRDGGVLVRRGHTEAAVDLAMLAGLTPAGVLVEVVNDDGTMKRAPELRAFADEHGLAMISIEDLVRHRRRHERHVERVAETRLPTKHGEFTAYGYRITIDGSEHVALVHGDISGDAPVLTRVHSECLTGDVFGSERCDCGPQLDEALRAVVEEGRGVVVYLRGHEGRGIGLVAKLQAYELQDGGRDTVDANLDLGLPADARHYGTATQVLRDLGISSVRLMTNNPDKTASLEDFGITVTERVPLTPHPNDHNLAYLQTKRDRMGHDLPGLTNGGAS; this is encoded by the coding sequence ATGAGCGACACCGGGAGCAGCGTCCGGCTGGACTCCGTCGAGCGTGCCATCGCCGACATCGCCGCCGGCAAGGCCGTCGTGGTCGTCGACGACGAGGACCGCGAGAACGAGGGCGACATCATCTTCGCCGCAGCCAGGGCGACGCCCGAGCTGATGGCCTTCACCATCCGGCACTCCTCGGGCGTGATCTGCGTGCCGATGCCGGCCGAGATGCTCGACCGGCTCGAGATCCCGCTGATGACGCCGCACAACAAGGACAAGCTGCGCACGGCGTACACGATCTCCGTCGACGCCCGCGACGGTGTCAGCACCGGCATCAGCGCGGCCGACCGCGCCCACACCGCCCGGACGCTCGCCGACTCGGCGACCGAGCCGTGGGAGCTCACCCGGCCCGGCCACGTCTTCCCGCTCCGCTACCGCGACGGCGGTGTGCTCGTACGTCGTGGGCACACCGAGGCGGCCGTCGACCTGGCCATGCTGGCCGGGCTGACGCCGGCCGGCGTCTTGGTCGAGGTCGTCAACGACGACGGCACGATGAAGCGGGCCCCCGAGCTGCGCGCCTTCGCCGACGAGCACGGCCTCGCGATGATCTCCATCGAGGACCTCGTCCGCCACCGCCGCCGCCACGAGCGCCACGTCGAGCGCGTCGCCGAGACCAGGCTGCCCACGAAGCACGGCGAGTTCACCGCCTACGGCTACCGGATCACGATCGACGGCAGCGAGCACGTCGCCCTCGTCCACGGCGACATCAGCGGCGACGCGCCCGTGCTGACCCGCGTGCACAGCGAGTGCCTCACCGGAGACGTCTTCGGCAGCGAGCGCTGCGACTGCGGACCGCAGCTCGACGAGGCGCTGCGCGCGGTCGTCGAGGAGGGCAGGGGAGTGGTGGTCTACCTGCGGGGCCACGAGGGCCGCGGCATCGGCCTCGTCGCCAAGCTCCAGGCCTACGAGCTCCAGGACGGCGGGCGCGACACCGTGGACGCCAACCTGGACCTCGGCCTGCCCGCCGACGCGCGCCACTACGGCACCGCGACGCAGGTCCTGCGCGACCTCGGCATCTCGTCGGTGCGGCTGATGACGAACAACCCCGACAAGACCGCCAGCCTCGAGGACTTCGGGATCACGGTCACCGAGCGGGTCCCGCTCACGCCGCACCCCAACGACCACAACCTCGCCTACCTGCAGACCAAGCGCGACCGGATGGGCCACGACCTGCCCGGCCTGACCAACGGAGGAGCCTCGTGA
- the pnuC gene encoding nicotinamide riboside transporter PnuC, giving the protein MQALLEWLVHGTIPVPGGALGVREVIGNLFGLASAILGMKRFVWAWPIGLVGNVLLFTVFATGELSGHIDEPLWGQAGRQVFFAVVSVYGWWRWSQVKRAGGASDGGAIAPRWATRTERLQLVGLGVVGYAVAYVVLTQVLGSWGPTTEAWILAGSMLATYGMARGWVEFWLVWVLVDVVGVTTLIQAGYYPTAGMYLFYAVFVVIGFVVWLRDARTVVDTSTVDEQEAIPA; this is encoded by the coding sequence ATGCAAGCCCTCCTCGAATGGCTCGTCCACGGCACCATCCCGGTGCCGGGTGGTGCCCTCGGTGTCCGCGAGGTCATCGGCAACCTCTTCGGCCTCGCGAGCGCCATCCTCGGCATGAAGCGCTTCGTGTGGGCCTGGCCGATCGGCCTGGTCGGCAACGTCCTGCTCTTCACCGTCTTCGCCACCGGTGAGCTGTCCGGCCACATCGACGAGCCGCTGTGGGGCCAGGCCGGCCGCCAGGTCTTCTTCGCCGTGGTGTCGGTCTACGGCTGGTGGCGCTGGTCGCAGGTCAAAAGGGCCGGCGGTGCCTCCGACGGTGGCGCGATCGCACCCCGCTGGGCGACGCGCACCGAGCGGCTGCAGCTCGTCGGTCTCGGCGTCGTCGGCTACGCCGTGGCGTACGTCGTGCTGACGCAGGTGCTCGGCTCCTGGGGCCCGACGACCGAGGCGTGGATCCTCGCGGGCTCGATGCTGGCGACCTACGGCATGGCGCGCGGCTGGGTGGAGTTCTGGCTGGTCTGGGTCCTGGTCGACGTCGTCGGCGTGACCACGCTGATCCAGGCGGGCTACTACCCGACGGCGGGCATGTACCTCTTCTACGCCGTCTTCGTCGTCATCGGCTTCGTGGTCTGGCTGCGCGACGCCCGCACGGTCGTCGACACGTCCACCGTCGACGAGCAGGAGGCGATCCCCGCATGA
- a CDS encoding riboflavin synthase, producing MFTGIVEELGTIAEVTDQGDAVRLTVEAGTVLEGTGLGDSISVNGCCLTVAELGEGRWTADLMQETLDKTSLRGVVPGDRVNLERAVTVDKRLGGHIVQGHVDGVGEIISRSPSEHWDVVEVSLPDHLERYLVDKGSITVDGVSLTVVEARAASFTVSLIPETLARTTLGSRRVGDLVNLEADVIAKHVEKLLGGYVPAPTSQNSKES from the coding sequence ATGTTCACCGGGATCGTCGAGGAGCTCGGCACCATCGCCGAGGTCACCGACCAGGGTGACGCCGTCCGGCTCACCGTCGAGGCAGGCACGGTGCTCGAGGGCACCGGGCTGGGCGACTCGATCTCCGTCAACGGCTGCTGCCTCACCGTGGCCGAGCTGGGCGAGGGGAGGTGGACCGCCGACCTCATGCAGGAGACGCTCGACAAGACCTCCCTGCGCGGCGTCGTACCCGGTGACCGGGTCAACCTCGAGCGCGCGGTCACCGTGGACAAGCGCCTCGGCGGCCACATCGTCCAGGGCCACGTCGACGGCGTCGGCGAGATCATCTCCCGCTCGCCGAGCGAGCACTGGGACGTCGTCGAGGTCTCGCTGCCCGACCACCTCGAGCGCTACCTCGTCGACAAGGGATCGATCACCGTCGACGGGGTCAGCCTGACCGTCGTCGAGGCCCGTGCCGCCAGCTTCACCGTCAGCCTCATCCCCGAGACCCTCGCCCGCACGACGCTCGGCAGCCGCCGAGTCGGCGACCTGGTCAACCTCGAGGCCGACGTCATCGCCAAGCACGTCGAGAAGCTCCTCGGCGGCTACGTCCCCGCCCCGACATCCCAGAACAGCAAGGAATCCTGA
- the ribD gene encoding bifunctional diaminohydroxyphosphoribosylaminopyrimidine deaminase/5-amino-6-(5-phosphoribosylamino)uracil reductase RibD yields the protein MTTSDAEQRAMRRALALAVTPGVPLGPNPRVGCVLLAPDGTTIAEGFHRGAGTPHAEAAALAEAGDAARGATAVVTLEPCNHTGRTGPCSEALVAAGVRRVVFAQPDANPVAVGGAGRLREAGVEVVGGEQVEDAQAINRAWTFAIVHRRPFVTWKFATTLDGRSAAADGTSRWVSSRAARLDTHRLRGLCDTMLVGTGTVEVDDPELTVRDEVDEPVAIQPLRAVMGLRDLDPGRRILDARAETVHLRTRDPEEALARLHGLGRQHVFLEGGPTLARAFLAAGLVDEVVTYVAPMLLGAGRNAVADLGIATIADALHLHVSDVAVLQGHDGEDTNVRLTMRPPIPQRRSA from the coding sequence ATGACGACCAGCGATGCCGAGCAGCGCGCCATGCGGCGCGCGCTGGCGCTCGCCGTCACCCCCGGCGTACCCCTCGGCCCCAACCCGCGCGTCGGCTGCGTGCTCCTCGCCCCGGACGGTACGACGATCGCCGAGGGCTTCCACCGCGGCGCGGGCACGCCCCACGCCGAGGCCGCCGCGCTCGCCGAGGCGGGCGACGCGGCCCGCGGAGCGACGGCCGTCGTGACGCTCGAGCCGTGCAACCACACCGGCCGCACCGGTCCCTGCAGCGAGGCGCTGGTCGCTGCCGGCGTCCGCCGCGTCGTCTTCGCCCAGCCCGACGCCAACCCGGTCGCCGTCGGCGGCGCGGGGCGGCTGCGTGAGGCAGGCGTGGAGGTCGTCGGCGGCGAGCAGGTCGAGGACGCGCAGGCGATCAACCGCGCGTGGACCTTCGCGATCGTCCACCGGCGCCCCTTCGTCACCTGGAAGTTCGCGACGACGCTCGACGGGCGCAGCGCCGCCGCCGACGGCACCAGCCGCTGGGTCTCCAGCCGCGCCGCGCGCCTCGACACCCACCGGCTCCGCGGGCTCTGCGACACGATGCTCGTCGGCACGGGCACCGTCGAGGTCGACGACCCCGAGCTCACCGTCCGCGACGAGGTCGACGAGCCGGTCGCGATCCAGCCGCTCCGCGCGGTGATGGGCCTGCGCGACCTCGACCCCGGCCGCCGGATCCTCGACGCGCGCGCCGAGACCGTGCACCTCCGCACCCGCGACCCCGAGGAGGCGCTGGCCCGGCTCCACGGGCTCGGCCGCCAGCACGTCTTCCTCGAGGGCGGGCCGACCCTGGCCCGGGCGTTCCTCGCCGCGGGCCTCGTCGACGAGGTCGTCACCTACGTCGCCCCGATGCTGCTCGGCGCGGGCCGCAACGCCGTCGCCGACCTCGGCATCGCGACGATCGCCGACGCCCTGCACCTCCACGTCAGCGACGTGGCCGTGCTCCAGGGACACGACGGCGAGGACACCAACGTGCGGCTCACCATGAGGCCGCCGATCCCCCAGAGGAGGAGTGCCTAA
- a CDS encoding M20/M25/M40 family metallo-hydrolase, which produces MEQAPQDPSQDRSYDPAGEVVQLCQELIRIDTSNYGTDDGPGERKAAEYVAGLLDEVGIESQVIEGRPGRANVVARWGGGDGRAPLLLHGHLDVVPAEASDWQVDPFSGEIKDGHVWGRGAVDMKDFDAMLLSVVRARATAGAAPDREVVLCFTADEEAGGGHGAKVLVDEHPDLLADCTEAVGEVGGFSATIRGRRVYLIEAAEKGMAWMRLTARGRAGHGSMINDDNAVTRLAGAVARIGAHPWPVRLTPTMEVLLATVGELAGTEATPDNAEALVEEFGDAARMLGAVIRNTANPTMLQAGYKTNVIPTEATATVDGRFLPGYEDEFFRTLHELAGDGIEFDFESKQDPWETPYDGDLVAAMTRSLQAEDPDALVAPYLMSGGTDAKHFRRLDMRSYGFAPLRLPADLDFTALFHGVDERVPVESLEFGARVFDRFLDDV; this is translated from the coding sequence ATGGAACAGGCGCCGCAGGACCCGTCGCAGGACCGCTCCTACGACCCCGCCGGGGAGGTCGTCCAGCTCTGCCAGGAGCTCATCCGGATCGACACCTCCAACTACGGCACCGACGACGGGCCGGGGGAGCGCAAGGCGGCCGAGTACGTCGCCGGGCTGCTCGACGAGGTCGGGATCGAGAGCCAGGTCATCGAGGGCCGGCCCGGTCGGGCCAACGTCGTCGCGCGGTGGGGCGGCGGCGACGGCCGCGCCCCGCTGCTGCTCCACGGCCACCTCGACGTCGTACCCGCCGAGGCGTCCGACTGGCAGGTCGACCCGTTCAGCGGGGAGATCAAGGACGGCCACGTCTGGGGTCGCGGTGCGGTCGACATGAAGGACTTCGACGCGATGCTCCTCAGCGTCGTGCGCGCCCGCGCGACCGCCGGCGCCGCACCCGACCGCGAGGTCGTGCTCTGCTTCACCGCCGACGAGGAGGCCGGCGGCGGCCACGGCGCCAAGGTGCTGGTCGACGAGCACCCCGACCTCCTCGCCGACTGCACCGAGGCCGTCGGCGAGGTCGGCGGCTTCTCCGCGACGATCCGCGGACGCCGCGTCTACCTCATCGAGGCGGCCGAGAAGGGCATGGCGTGGATGCGCCTGACCGCCCGCGGTCGCGCCGGGCACGGCTCGATGATCAACGACGACAACGCCGTCACCCGGCTCGCCGGAGCAGTCGCGCGGATCGGTGCCCACCCCTGGCCCGTCCGGCTCACGCCCACGATGGAGGTGCTGCTGGCCACGGTCGGCGAGCTGGCCGGCACCGAGGCCACGCCCGACAACGCCGAGGCGCTCGTCGAGGAGTTCGGCGACGCCGCGCGCATGCTGGGCGCGGTCATCCGCAACACCGCCAACCCGACGATGCTGCAGGCCGGCTACAAGACCAACGTCATCCCGACCGAGGCGACGGCGACGGTCGACGGCCGCTTCCTGCCCGGCTACGAGGACGAGTTCTTCCGGACGCTCCACGAGCTGGCCGGCGATGGCATCGAGTTCGACTTCGAGTCCAAGCAGGACCCGTGGGAGACGCCGTACGACGGCGACCTCGTGGCGGCGATGACCCGCAGCCTCCAGGCCGAGGACCCCGACGCTCTCGTCGCGCCGTACCTCATGAGCGGTGGCACCGACGCCAAGCACTTCCGCAGGCTCGACATGCGCTCCTACGGGTTCGCGCCCCTGCGGCTGCCGGCCGACCTCGACTTCACCGCGCTCTTCCACGGCGTCGACGAGCGGGTGCCGGTGGAGTCGCTGGAGTTCGGCGCCCGGGTGTTCGACCGCTTCCTCGACGACGTGTGA
- a CDS encoding PucR family transcriptional regulator, whose amino-acid sequence MDPDQPRPRLSLRRVLDDLGVTFLELAIGRAEESGEVRGLVIWDRADPPTLLPRALVLGVGVTSDEEVLDLLDRVAGHDVAGVVLRAPVPLAGPVLERVEHTGTCVLGLSRGASWAQLTEMLRSMLTPGDLSGGQQASDSLGGLPSGDLFAVANAIAALMGAPITIEDRSSRVLAFSGRQDEADPSRVETILGRQVPERYARILQDRGVFRDLNRSDEPVFIEPLPSDEGHFTMPRVAIGVRAGDEVLGSIWAAVAEPLDPGRLEALQDSAKLVALHMLRHRAGSDAARRIRADLLSTALAGGANAHDALVRLGLAARPLTVLGLRPVLVVGDAAGEDASVAQERQRLTDAFAMHLAAVQPVSAVATIGDTTYALLAATEPLEEAEARAVRLLHDFVSRVDDRIHPLAAVGPIAADLQGIARSRVSVDRVLRVLAEGSGPQRVARLEELQAEAMVLDLRDQAAQRGDEVRGALARLVAYDVEHATHLVETLRAWLDAFGDVSAAAEAMFVHPNTFRYRVRRASEVAEVDLADPGQRFSLMLQLRVFGPGQRG is encoded by the coding sequence GTGGACCCCGACCAGCCGCGACCGCGGCTCAGCCTGCGCCGCGTGCTCGACGACCTCGGGGTGACCTTCCTCGAGCTCGCGATCGGCCGGGCCGAGGAGTCCGGCGAGGTGCGCGGACTGGTCATCTGGGACCGGGCCGACCCGCCGACCCTGCTGCCGCGCGCCCTCGTGCTGGGGGTCGGGGTCACGTCGGACGAGGAGGTGCTCGACCTCCTCGACCGCGTCGCCGGGCACGACGTCGCCGGAGTGGTCCTCCGCGCACCGGTGCCGCTGGCCGGCCCGGTCCTCGAGCGGGTCGAGCACACCGGCACCTGCGTGCTGGGCTTGTCGCGCGGTGCCTCCTGGGCCCAGCTCACCGAGATGCTCCGCTCGATGCTCACGCCCGGCGACCTGTCGGGCGGCCAGCAGGCGTCCGACTCGCTGGGCGGTCTGCCGTCGGGGGACCTGTTCGCGGTCGCCAACGCCATCGCGGCGCTGATGGGGGCCCCGATCACCATCGAGGACCGCAGCTCACGGGTGCTCGCGTTCTCCGGACGCCAGGACGAGGCCGACCCGTCGCGCGTGGAGACGATCCTGGGTCGCCAGGTGCCCGAGCGCTACGCCCGGATCCTGCAGGACCGCGGGGTCTTCCGCGACCTGAACCGCAGCGACGAACCCGTCTTCATCGAGCCGCTGCCCTCGGACGAGGGTCACTTCACGATGCCGCGGGTGGCGATCGGCGTACGAGCCGGGGACGAGGTGCTGGGCTCGATCTGGGCGGCGGTCGCCGAGCCGCTGGACCCGGGTCGCCTCGAGGCGCTGCAGGACTCGGCCAAGCTCGTCGCGCTGCACATGCTCCGTCACCGGGCAGGGTCCGACGCCGCGCGACGCATCCGTGCCGACCTGCTCAGCACGGCGCTCGCCGGTGGCGCCAACGCCCACGACGCGCTCGTGCGCCTCGGCCTCGCAGCGCGCCCCCTTACCGTCCTGGGCCTGCGGCCGGTGCTGGTGGTCGGCGACGCCGCCGGCGAGGACGCGTCCGTGGCGCAGGAGCGCCAACGACTCACCGACGCCTTCGCGATGCACCTCGCCGCCGTGCAGCCGGTCTCCGCCGTCGCGACCATCGGGGACACCACCTATGCGCTGCTCGCCGCGACCGAGCCATTGGAGGAGGCCGAGGCCCGGGCCGTGCGCCTGCTCCACGACTTCGTCAGCCGGGTCGACGACCGCATCCACCCGCTCGCTGCCGTCGGGCCCATCGCCGCCGACCTGCAGGGCATCGCCCGCAGCCGGGTGAGCGTCGACCGGGTGCTGAGGGTGCTGGCCGAGGGCAGCGGCCCGCAGCGGGTGGCGCGGCTCGAGGAGCTGCAGGCGGAGGCCATGGTGCTCGACCTCCGTGACCAGGCGGCCCAGCGCGGTGACGAGGTCCGGGGTGCCCTCGCGCGCCTCGTGGCGTACGACGTCGAGCACGCCACCCACCTCGTCGAGACCCTGCGGGCCTGGCTGGACGCCTTCGGTGACGTGAGCGCCGCCGCGGAGGCGATGTTCGTGCACCCCAACACGTTCCGCTACCGGGTCCGCCGGGCGTCCGAGGTCGCCGAGGTCGACCTCGCCGACCCCGGTCAGCGGTTCTCGCTGATGCTGCAGCTGCGGGTGTTCGGCCCCGGTCAGCGCGGGTAG